Proteins co-encoded in one Paracrocinitomix mangrovi genomic window:
- a CDS encoding helix-turn-helix domain-containing protein, translating to MSDRKDSEFFADGITEEIINALTRIHDLKVTSRTSSFYYKGKNNPIPSIAKELGVTLILEGSIRFGGNKVRITAQLIQAEDDFHFFSETWDRELDDIFQVQDEISLLIADKIRENFGHFEMQDHLVKKQTENMSAYEYSLMAKFYKNKWNPDDAKIAQEYFEKSLTLDPLHVESIVGLADVYSFLGMTGALSFQDAWLKCNELIDKALELDPQNPEAFYQKGHSAFFTECDFSKALDYAEKTIQQKPNYAEAQQLMSFLLVLSGDKTGAKNHIDIALSIDPHNQETLFFKAYFDYMTGHFEDAYAQLSTCIAVNPKNIPAHAVMTLCLLKLGEYDKVIRYFDDIQVQLVEGEITGAIALAYANKNDSENTDKYFTLLQEQAKSPDGFTSDSYLFMMYAATGQIDKAFEWVESAIENKSTLLMLRYPDPIVDVLRQDKRYQKHFDQIFQIEQKEATKAEKKALLDDSSAEEYRLKLVSHLKRTEPYLDAGLTLRDLANQIDIHPNKLSWLINEMHEQNFNQFINNYRIEHFKKLAVNPENAQFSILGLAYDSGFNSKTVFNTYFKKSTGMSPKEWISTQ from the coding sequence ATGAGCGACAGAAAGGACAGTGAATTTTTTGCAGATGGAATCACAGAAGAAATCATCAATGCACTAACACGAATTCATGATCTAAAAGTAACTTCCCGAACATCTTCATTTTATTATAAAGGGAAAAACAATCCTATCCCTTCAATAGCAAAAGAACTTGGTGTAACACTCATTTTAGAAGGGAGTATTCGCTTTGGAGGAAATAAAGTAAGAATTACTGCTCAGCTCATTCAAGCAGAAGACGATTTTCACTTTTTTTCTGAAACCTGGGACAGAGAATTGGATGACATCTTTCAGGTACAAGATGAAATAAGTCTTTTGATTGCAGATAAAATCCGTGAAAACTTTGGTCACTTTGAAATGCAGGACCATTTAGTAAAAAAGCAAACCGAAAACATGAGTGCTTACGAGTATTCATTGATGGCCAAATTCTACAAGAACAAATGGAATCCGGATGATGCTAAAATTGCGCAAGAATACTTTGAAAAAAGTTTAACACTCGATCCTTTGCACGTAGAATCTATTGTTGGTTTGGCTGATGTTTATAGTTTTTTAGGAATGACGGGTGCATTGTCTTTTCAAGATGCCTGGTTAAAGTGTAATGAATTAATAGACAAGGCCCTTGAATTAGACCCTCAAAATCCTGAAGCTTTTTATCAAAAAGGACATAGTGCATTTTTTACAGAATGTGATTTTTCAAAGGCTTTAGATTATGCTGAAAAGACTATTCAACAGAAACCAAATTATGCCGAAGCTCAACAGCTTATGTCATTTCTATTAGTGCTTTCGGGAGATAAAACAGGAGCTAAAAATCATATCGATATTGCATTAAGTATTGATCCACATAATCAAGAAACACTATTCTTTAAAGCATACTTTGATTATATGACAGGCCATTTTGAAGATGCTTATGCTCAGCTGTCAACTTGTATTGCTGTTAATCCTAAAAACATACCTGCACATGCTGTAATGACCTTATGTTTACTTAAGTTAGGAGAATATGATAAGGTGATTCGTTATTTTGATGACATTCAGGTTCAACTGGTAGAAGGAGAAATTACAGGCGCAATTGCGTTGGCATATGCCAACAAGAATGACTCAGAAAATACCGATAAATATTTTACGCTACTTCAAGAACAGGCCAAATCACCAGATGGATTTACTTCAGACTCTTATCTATTTATGATGTATGCAGCAACAGGACAAATAGACAAAGCTTTTGAGTGGGTTGAATCGGCTATTGAAAATAAGTCTACCTTGTTAATGTTGCGTTATCCTGACCCAATTGTAGACGTATTACGTCAAGACAAGAGATATCAAAAACACTTTGACCAAATATTTCAGATAGAACAAAAGGAAGCTACAAAAGCTGAGAAAAAAGCCCTTTTAGACGATTCTTCAGCTGAAGAATACCGATTGAAATTAGTCAGTCACCTTAAAAGAACCGAACCTTATTTGGATGCCGGATTAACCTTAAGGGATTTAGCTAATCAAATTGATATTCATCCTAACAAACTGTCATGGCTAATCAATGAAATGCACGAACAAAACTTTAACCAATTCATAAACAATTATAGAATTGAGCATTTCAAAAAGCTTGCGGTTAATCCTGAAAATGCTCAGTTTAGTATTCTAGGCCTGGCATACGACAGTGGTTTTAACTCTAAAACCGTTTTTAATACCTACTTCAAAAAGTCAACGGGCATGTCCCCAAAAGAGTGGATTAGCACTCAATAA
- a CDS encoding NAD(P)-dependent alcohol dehydrogenase: MKSIIVNAYGGPEVLKLKNTEKPTPKSNEVLIKIQATSVTRASTMMRTGTPYFGRLFTGISKPKVKTPGTDLAGIVEAIGAEVTNFQVGEKVIAATDLKCGAYAEYICMSENEMIVHQPENISAEEATGIVDGGSTAIAFLTEQVTIKAGDKVLINGASGSIGSAAIQLAKEFGAEVTAVCSGKNSSLVKELGADQVLDYTKNELANNSEQFDVIFDTVGKLSFRKAKKNLSVKGVYLTPVMEFPTLMHMLFINPFSKKKLKFAATGLRKQDQRMRDLLKITDLLANNKLKTVIDKVYTLEQIQDAHKYVDAGHKRGNVIIKVA; this comes from the coding sequence ATGAAATCAATTATTGTAAATGCGTACGGAGGACCAGAGGTACTTAAATTAAAAAACACAGAGAAACCTACTCCAAAATCAAATGAAGTATTAATCAAAATTCAGGCAACATCTGTCACCAGAGCAAGTACTATGATGCGAACAGGCACACCATACTTTGGGCGTTTGTTTACAGGAATATCAAAACCAAAAGTAAAGACTCCGGGAACTGATCTAGCAGGGATAGTAGAAGCAATTGGTGCAGAGGTAACCAATTTCCAAGTAGGAGAAAAAGTAATTGCCGCTACAGATTTAAAATGTGGTGCATATGCTGAATATATCTGTATGTCAGAAAATGAAATGATAGTTCATCAACCTGAAAACATAAGTGCTGAAGAAGCAACAGGAATTGTTGATGGAGGAAGCACAGCTATTGCATTTTTAACAGAACAAGTTACGATCAAAGCCGGAGATAAAGTACTAATCAATGGTGCGTCTGGTAGCATTGGTTCAGCAGCAATTCAATTAGCAAAAGAATTTGGAGCAGAAGTAACTGCAGTTTGCAGTGGCAAAAATTCATCATTGGTTAAAGAACTAGGAGCTGATCAGGTTTTGGATTATACAAAAAATGAGCTAGCAAACAACTCAGAGCAGTTTGATGTAATTTTTGATACAGTAGGAAAATTGTCTTTCAGAAAAGCAAAGAAAAACTTGAGCGTAAAAGGTGTGTATCTAACACCAGTAATGGAATTTCCAACATTGATGCACATGCTTTTTATCAATCCATTTTCTAAAAAGAAACTAAAGTTTGCCGCAACCGGATTACGCAAACAAGATCAAAGAATGCGCGATTTGCTAAAAATCACAGACTTGTTAGCTAATAACAAATTGAAAACTGTGATTGACAAAGTTTACACTTTGGAACAAATTCAAGATGCGCACAAGTATGTTGATGCAGGACACAAAAGGGGAAACGTAATCATCAAAGTGGCATAA
- a CDS encoding helix-turn-helix domain-containing protein, with amino-acid sequence MLNFYQIVKENLSFNRFQYDDTVCLEYTCPIEADNIGIFSKNDYLVYVLSGKKTYVTPSGEWTLQPGQVLYLKKGAEIIHQYFDDAYCMLAFFLSDDLIKDVFNEEKNKHTLKINKDCAPFVGREVQSTEYLEGFFYSMLNYFRGIDRPPDNILLLKLKELLITLMNADANLTSYFSELSQTDKPSIQHIMENNFCFNLKLEEFAELSHRSLSSFKRDFQKIYNESPGKWLKNKRVERAANLLKNTDLSVTQVAFDAGFEDLSHFSKAFKSIIGVTPTDFR; translated from the coding sequence ATGCTCAATTTTTACCAAATAGTTAAAGAGAATCTAAGCTTTAACAGATTTCAGTATGACGATACTGTTTGTCTTGAATATACTTGTCCAATAGAAGCGGATAACATTGGAATTTTTTCAAAGAACGATTATCTGGTGTATGTTCTTAGTGGCAAAAAAACGTATGTGACTCCATCTGGCGAATGGACACTTCAACCGGGACAGGTACTTTATTTAAAAAAAGGGGCAGAAATTATTCATCAGTATTTTGATGATGCTTATTGTATGTTGGCTTTTTTCTTGTCAGATGACCTAATTAAGGATGTATTTAATGAAGAAAAGAATAAACATACTTTGAAAATAAATAAAGATTGTGCTCCATTTGTTGGTAGAGAAGTTCAATCAACAGAGTATTTAGAAGGATTTTTTTATTCAATGCTCAATTATTTTAGAGGAATAGATCGTCCACCTGATAATATTCTATTGTTGAAATTAAAAGAGCTGCTAATTACCTTAATGAATGCAGATGCTAACCTGACTTCATATTTTAGTGAATTGTCCCAAACAGATAAACCGTCAATTCAACACATTATGGAAAACAACTTTTGTTTTAATCTTAAGTTAGAAGAGTTTGCTGAATTATCGCACCGCAGTTTATCTTCTTTTAAAAGAGACTTTCAAAAGATTTATAATGAAAGCCCTGGGAAATGGCTCAAGAATAAACGAGTTGAAAGGGCGGCTAATCTTTTGAAAAATACTGATTTGAGTGTTACTCAGGTAGCATTTGATGCAGGCTTTGAAGATTTGTCTCATTTTAGTAAAGCTTTTAAGAGTATAATAGGTGTAACTCCTACCGATTTTAGATAA
- a CDS encoding class I SAM-dependent methyltransferase, producing the protein MNKEFWNERYSEKESAYGTEPNVYFKSIIDQLEPGKLLLPCEGEGRNAVYAASTGWQVDAFDQSDAGKTRAEEWAKAKGTSFNYAVCDFEDIEYAPNSYDAIALIYTHFPPDIKRQYHHKIADLIKKGGHIILEGFSKDHLEHSTKNPKAGGPKHPDFLYSLDEIEALFPGFETIELKQNEVVLEEGMYHVGLSSVIRYFGKKK; encoded by the coding sequence ATGAACAAAGAATTTTGGAACGAAAGGTACAGTGAAAAGGAGTCTGCTTATGGTACTGAGCCAAATGTTTACTTCAAATCAATTATAGATCAATTGGAACCGGGCAAACTGCTATTACCATGCGAGGGAGAAGGAAGAAATGCAGTTTATGCAGCAAGTACTGGTTGGCAAGTAGATGCATTTGATCAAAGTGATGCAGGAAAAACAAGGGCTGAAGAATGGGCCAAGGCGAAAGGAACATCATTTAACTATGCCGTTTGTGATTTTGAAGACATTGAGTATGCACCCAACAGTTATGACGCAATTGCATTAATATACACTCATTTCCCACCAGATATTAAAAGACAATATCATCATAAAATTGCCGATTTGATTAAGAAGGGAGGACACATTATTCTTGAAGGATTTAGCAAAGATCATTTAGAACATAGCACCAAAAATCCAAAAGCAGGCGGACCAAAACATCCTGACTTTTTATATAGCCTGGATGAAATTGAAGCATTATTTCCAGGATTTGAAACAATTGAGTTGAAACAAAATGAAGTTGTTTTAGAAGAAGGAATGTATCACGTAGGATTAAGTTCAGTAATTAGATATTTTGGTAAAAAGAAATAG
- a CDS encoding DUF4386 domain-containing protein, producing the protein MRKTAILGGIGYLIIFITGIFANFYVLEDLKMAGDPSATYQNLSSHVPLVMAAVLAFIFMVVFDIVLTWVLYVLFKNVDARLSKITALFRLINALIFGAALIQLVHMLELITTNNVVNSLLVKEVSNSLNNFNNVWLIGLVFFGIHLILLSILLKKSRQIYPAIPSLLFIAGVGYIVDTILQFTYPGYANLADISALIVVLPGLIGELSLTAWLLFKAEKTRKGRCELKYGLQL; encoded by the coding sequence ATGAGAAAAACAGCAATTTTAGGAGGAATTGGATATCTAATAATATTCATTACCGGAATTTTTGCCAATTTCTATGTCTTGGAAGATTTAAAAATGGCTGGAGATCCATCTGCTACTTATCAAAATTTGTCAAGTCATGTGCCTTTAGTTATGGCAGCCGTATTGGCCTTTATTTTTATGGTAGTTTTTGACATAGTACTCACCTGGGTATTGTATGTATTGTTCAAAAATGTTGATGCAAGACTATCAAAAATCACAGCCTTGTTTAGATTGATCAATGCATTAATATTTGGAGCAGCCCTCATCCAATTAGTACATATGCTTGAATTGATCACTACCAACAATGTTGTCAACTCATTGCTAGTAAAAGAGGTTTCAAATTCATTAAACAACTTCAACAATGTTTGGTTAATTGGCTTAGTGTTTTTCGGGATTCACTTGATATTACTATCAATTTTACTCAAGAAATCCAGACAAATATATCCTGCCATTCCTTCATTGTTATTTATAGCAGGTGTTGGATACATTGTAGATACAATTTTACAGTTCACTTATCCAGGCTACGCCAATCTTGCTGACATCTCAGCATTAATAGTTGTACTACCTGGACTCATAGGTGAATTATCACTTACAGCTTGGTTGCTGTTTAAAGCTGAAAAAACAAGGAAAGGACGGTGCGAGCTAAAGTATGGACTACAATTATAA
- a CDS encoding VIT1/CCC1 transporter family protein: protein MEAQKDELEDYLAPHYINRSNWLRAAVLGANDGILSTASLAIGVAAASNFREPVVLASLAGLVAGALSMAAGEYVSVSSQTDIEKADIEREKQELEEMPEIELQRLAAIYEERGLKKETALLVAKELTEKDALGTHIRDELGINEISQAKPMQAALASGAAFSLGGLLPLLVTLFVPIEGMEYVLYGSATVFLIILGIVAAKTGGSKINKAIIRITFWGTIAMGLSAFVGYLFGVNV from the coding sequence ATGGAAGCTCAAAAGGATGAATTAGAAGATTATTTAGCTCCGCATTACATAAACAGAAGTAATTGGCTACGAGCGGCAGTTTTAGGTGCCAATGATGGTATTTTATCAACGGCCAGTTTGGCCATAGGAGTTGCGGCCGCAAGTAATTTTAGAGAACCTGTAGTCTTAGCTTCATTAGCAGGATTGGTAGCCGGCGCACTTTCAATGGCTGCAGGTGAATACGTTTCTGTAAGCTCTCAAACTGATATTGAAAAAGCGGATATTGAAAGGGAAAAACAAGAACTGGAAGAAATGCCTGAAATTGAGCTACAAAGATTGGCGGCCATATATGAAGAGAGAGGTTTAAAAAAAGAAACCGCTTTACTTGTAGCTAAAGAGTTAACTGAAAAAGATGCTCTTGGCACTCATATTAGGGATGAACTTGGAATTAACGAAATTAGTCAGGCTAAACCTATGCAGGCCGCATTAGCTTCTGGTGCCGCATTCAGTTTGGGAGGATTACTGCCATTACTTGTTACTTTATTTGTGCCAATTGAAGGGATGGAGTATGTGCTATATGGATCCGCAACAGTGTTTTTAATAATTCTGGGAATCGTTGCGGCCAAAACAGGTGGTTCAAAAATCAATAAAGCCATCATAAGGATTACCTTTTGGGGAACCATTGCAATGGGATTATCCGCATTTGTTGGATACCTGTTTGGAGTGAATGTTTAA